One Maribacter dokdonensis DSW-8 genomic region harbors:
- a CDS encoding porin family protein has product MKKTILAAFLALSGFYGIAQSDSGFGIKGGLNYSANGDYFESVGDAARNPDRNIGYHLGVFGKIGASKVYLRPELVYTKTKSDYDGADFDMSKLDVPVLLGINVVGPLHVFAGPAFQYILDTEFDGITIDDVENDFSVGMNIGAGVSLGKLGIDLRYERGFNDNEASFINTNITNVGPSRIDTRPDQLILSLSLML; this is encoded by the coding sequence ATGAAAAAAACAATTTTAGCAGCTTTTTTAGCTCTTTCTGGATTTTATGGGATTGCCCAAAGCGATTCTGGATTTGGAATTAAAGGAGGATTAAATTACAGTGCGAACGGAGATTATTTTGAATCTGTTGGAGATGCAGCAAGAAACCCGGATAGAAACATAGGATACCATCTTGGTGTTTTTGGGAAAATTGGAGCATCAAAAGTATACTTGAGACCAGAATTGGTATATACCAAAACTAAATCTGATTATGATGGAGCAGATTTTGACATGAGCAAATTAGATGTTCCGGTACTTTTAGGAATTAACGTTGTAGGACCTTTACACGTTTTTGCCGGACCAGCTTTTCAGTACATCTTAGACACTGAATTTGACGGAATAACCATTGATGATGTAGAAAACGATTTTTCAGTTGGAATGAATATTGGTGCTGGGGTAAGTTTAGGAAAACTTGGAATTGATTTACGGTATGAAAGAGGGTTTAACGATAACGAAGCTTCCTTTATCAATACAAATATTACAAATGTAGGTCCAAGTAGAATAGACACCAGACCAGACCAGCTAATTTTGAGTTTGTCTTTAATGTTATAA
- a CDS encoding FKBP-type peptidyl-prolyl cis-trans isomerase produces MKLRNAYLLIAGLLILGSCKNDDDAIGEIVPPRLLSEVTEEDDAEIIEFLKTHFYNEDEFETPPEGFDFKIRFDTIAGENSTKRSIYDSPNLITQTITVDSEDLGREDDNEIIDQTLYTLVARQGVVEGKPTIGDFSVLRYEGLLLDGTLFDASTNQPIRFNLSSVVQGFGNGMKNFQTGNGPIENGDGTVSYEGYGIGAIFMPAALAYFDSSPNSDVPTYSPLIFKVDAFSYEPDSDLDGDGIPSILEDLNGNGNLNDDNTDIDLESIFARSANHNDVDDDGDGILTIDEIELDADGNFVGFLDTDGDGIPDHLDNDL; encoded by the coding sequence ATGAAATTGAGAAATGCTTATTTGTTAATAGCTGGTTTGCTAATACTGGGGTCATGTAAAAATGATGATGATGCTATTGGTGAAATTGTACCGCCAAGGTTATTAAGTGAGGTTACCGAAGAGGATGATGCCGAGATAATTGAGTTTTTAAAAACGCATTTCTACAATGAAGATGAGTTTGAGACTCCACCTGAAGGATTCGATTTTAAAATAAGGTTTGATACTATTGCTGGTGAAAATAGCACTAAACGATCAATTTATGATAGTCCCAATTTAATTACACAAACAATTACGGTTGATTCTGAAGACTTGGGAAGAGAAGATGATAATGAAATTATTGATCAAACACTGTATACGTTAGTAGCTAGACAAGGTGTTGTGGAAGGGAAACCCACCATTGGTGATTTTTCTGTTTTAAGATATGAGGGGCTTTTGCTAGATGGTACTCTTTTTGACGCCTCTACAAATCAACCTATTCGTTTTAACCTTTCTTCGGTTGTGCAAGGTTTTGGTAATGGAATGAAAAATTTTCAGACAGGAAATGGTCCAATTGAAAACGGTGATGGCACGGTAAGTTATGAAGGCTATGGTATAGGTGCTATTTTTATGCCTGCGGCATTGGCTTATTTTGATTCGTCTCCAAATTCAGACGTGCCAACATATTCACCATTGATTTTTAAGGTAGATGCCTTTTCTTATGAACCAGATTCAGATTTAGATGGTGATGGTATTCCTTCGATCCTAGAGGATTTAAATGGAAATGGGAACCTTAATGATGATAATACAGATATTGATTTAGAGTCAATTTTTGCCAGATCAGCTAACCATAATGATGTTGATGATGACGGTGATGGTATATTGACTATTGATGAAATTGAGTTGGATGCCGATGGTAATTTTGTTGGCTTCCTAGATACGGATGGTGATGGTATTCCTGATCACCTGGATAATGATTTGTAG
- a CDS encoding RNA-binding S4 domain-containing protein, producing the protein MRIDKFLWSTRYFKTRNIATNACKKGHVKINGITAKPGREVYPMDEIVARKNQIDYKLTVLDIPPSRVGAKLVNIYRKDTTPKEAFEHNELLQYSKDYYRKKGIGRPTKKDRRDIDDFLDTPSNENKEENQSPDNSSKESHD; encoded by the coding sequence ATGCGCATAGACAAATTCTTGTGGAGTACACGCTATTTTAAAACTAGAAACATTGCCACCAATGCCTGTAAGAAAGGTCACGTAAAAATTAATGGTATTACCGCCAAACCAGGTAGGGAAGTTTATCCAATGGATGAAATTGTAGCACGAAAAAATCAAATTGACTACAAATTAACGGTACTTGACATTCCGCCCAGTCGTGTAGGTGCTAAATTGGTGAATATTTATAGAAAAGATACCACACCAAAAGAAGCCTTTGAACATAATGAGCTTTTGCAATATTCTAAAGATTATTATCGTAAAAAAGGTATTGGAAGACCTACAAAAAAAGACCGTCGTGATATTGACGACTTTTTAGACACTCCCTCAAACGAAAATAAAGAAGAAAACCAATCGCCCGATAATTCAAGTAAAGAATCTCACGATTAG
- a CDS encoding phosphoribosyltransferase family protein, with product MQQNILSHQQIQHKIERIAYQIYEANVYEEEIIIAGIEGGGLQFAKKIVAKLKKITEAKIVLCKLSMDKKDPLTSGVRTSIAEEEFVNKSVVLVDDVLNSGTTLIYGVHHFLKTPLKQLKTAVLVNRNHKKYPVKADYKGISLSTSLQEHVNVHFETKNDRVYLD from the coding sequence ATGCAACAAAATATACTTTCACATCAACAGATTCAACATAAAATTGAACGTATAGCCTATCAAATTTATGAAGCCAACGTTTATGAAGAAGAAATTATAATAGCGGGTATAGAAGGTGGCGGACTGCAGTTTGCAAAAAAAATCGTGGCAAAACTTAAGAAGATTACTGAAGCAAAAATTGTACTTTGCAAGTTGTCAATGGATAAAAAAGACCCCCTAACAAGCGGTGTACGTACCTCAATTGCCGAAGAAGAATTCGTGAATAAATCCGTTGTATTAGTAGATGATGTCCTCAATTCTGGTACAACATTGATATATGGAGTTCATCATTTTCTTAAAACACCTTTAAAACAGCTTAAAACTGCAGTCTTGGTAAATAGAAACCATAAAAAATACCCTGTAAAAGCGGATTATAAAGGAATTTCACTATCCACCTCATTACAGGAGCATGTAAACGTTCATTTTGAAACCAAAAATGATAGAGTGTATTTAGACTAA
- a CDS encoding shikimate kinase, with protein MKEVKIVLVGYMGSGKTTVGRIVANHLNVNFLDLDAFIEEGEKMSIASIFKEKGEVYFRKKEIEYLNKVFLKDESFVLSLGGGTPCFGNNMEFINSKTPNSFYLNVGINELEERLVKEKEHRPMISHLEDDKLTEFIGMHLFERSFFYNKAHHKIKSNRNTPTEIAEMIVNKLV; from the coding sequence ATGAAAGAAGTGAAAATAGTTTTGGTAGGTTACATGGGAAGTGGTAAAACCACTGTGGGTAGAATCGTTGCTAACCATTTGAATGTTAATTTTTTAGATTTAGATGCTTTTATAGAGGAAGGTGAGAAAATGAGCATAGCATCTATTTTTAAAGAAAAAGGAGAGGTTTATTTCAGAAAAAAAGAAATAGAATATCTCAATAAAGTTTTTTTAAAAGATGAGAGTTTTGTGCTGTCTTTAGGTGGAGGTACGCCTTGTTTTGGAAATAATATGGAGTTCATAAATAGTAAGACACCTAATTCTTTTTATTTAAACGTTGGCATAAATGAGCTTGAAGAGCGTTTGGTAAAGGAAAAAGAGCATAGACCTATGATTTCTCATTTAGAAGATGACAAGTTAACTGAGTTTATTGGCATGCACTTATTTGAAAGAAGCTTCTTTTATAACAAAGCGCACCATAAAATTAAAAGTAATAGGAATACCCCAACAGAAATCGCGGAGATGATCGTAAATAAATTAGTCTAA
- a CDS encoding tail fiber domain-containing protein: protein MKRNYVSVLVIVAMMCGSFILNAQQKNYINYQGVVRDADNELLVEESVEIGIALKFGAANAPIQYKESHFISTDINGVFSLQIGSGINISGNYENLPWDEASFVTVSFNGSELGTTELMAVPYAITSGSDQWIVDGNAIANKNIGEVRITEDLQVFGEFTLNDSNAVNEISDDGTLLDNSSTILPTQKAVKTYVDSRIVGGGESQNAQEVPFNNLVSGLTAINVQDALDELVIAGIGDADDDTDSTNELQDISLSGTDLSISDGSTINLSSIIPPGGTDDQNAFEVPFDNTGTGLAAADTQAAIAELAADGLVDTDDQDLSLSGTTLQITDGASVDLSTIIPPGGTDDQNASEVLFDNTGTGLAAADTQAAIAELAAGGLVDTDDQDLSLSGTTLQITDGSSVDLSTIIPPGGTDDQEASEVPFDNTGTGLAAADTQAAITELAAGGLVDTDDQALVMTGDVLSIEDGTGSVDLNDYVDVTGESGLLLGDGTNISGLEGTGDGQVAKWDGATNKWVAGTDEVGGGGGSSLWSENESDIYFDSGKVGVGLTDPNAIHHVHADSYQSNSLYTTDDTGNASNDGMYVGLVNDLGLGFTATISNQEDGPLILGTNGTNRLIITKEGYVGLGTASPIADLHISSTSTNPLILETSASDNWLSFENSNGYIGYAGIYNGDNDMDFGTGGGNTTGKVNLVTGASPKLTLIPNGNVGIGTINPTANLHLIGNSNLNKPLLKLEEEGNDYARLEFKNTESDAFWHMAAVGENGFGGERNSKVNFYFNNDQGAGNRMTITGDGRVGINTSNPSARLTIYQDGQAVGNGLSFSDGSLNEDWHITHGYGLRFHYGGTLKAFINASTGVYTVSSDRRLKTDIKPLPGVLDKVSLLKPSTYVYKSDTRTKTLGLVAQDVQPLFPELVSKSNDDGMLGVNYSGFSVVALRAIQEQQFIIEEQTEKISNLEERLRRLEAKIGK from the coding sequence ATGAAAAGAAATTACGTTTCAGTACTGGTAATAGTTGCCATGATGTGTGGCTCTTTTATACTAAATGCACAGCAGAAAAATTACATCAATTATCAAGGGGTGGTACGAGATGCCGATAATGAATTATTGGTAGAAGAATCCGTTGAAATCGGTATAGCTTTAAAATTTGGAGCTGCCAACGCACCTATTCAATATAAAGAAAGTCATTTTATTTCAACAGATATAAATGGTGTTTTTAGTCTGCAAATTGGTAGTGGAATTAACATTAGTGGTAATTATGAGAATTTACCATGGGATGAAGCCTCGTTTGTAACGGTTTCTTTTAATGGTTCAGAATTGGGCACGACCGAATTAATGGCGGTGCCATACGCGATAACTTCAGGTAGTGATCAGTGGATAGTTGACGGTAATGCCATAGCGAATAAGAATATAGGTGAAGTGCGTATTACTGAAGACTTACAAGTTTTTGGCGAGTTTACATTAAACGATAGTAATGCCGTGAATGAAATATCTGATGATGGAACGTTATTAGATAACAGTAGTACTATTTTACCAACACAAAAAGCTGTGAAGACCTATGTTGATAGTAGGATTGTTGGTGGTGGAGAATCCCAAAATGCACAAGAAGTACCGTTTAATAATTTGGTATCAGGGCTAACCGCAATAAATGTTCAAGATGCTTTAGATGAACTTGTTATCGCTGGAATAGGAGATGCTGATGATGATACGGATTCCACAAACGAGTTACAAGATATCAGTCTTTCAGGAACTGATTTAAGTATTTCAGATGGATCTACGATAAATTTATCTTCAATAATTCCCCCAGGAGGAACGGATGATCAAAATGCTTTCGAAGTGCCCTTCGACAATACGGGAACGGGTCTTGCGGCAGCGGATACACAGGCGGCAATAGCAGAACTGGCGGCCGACGGATTAGTTGATACGGATGATCAAGATTTATCACTTTCGGGTACTACCCTTCAAATTACAGATGGTGCTAGTGTAGATCTTTCTACTATTATCCCCCCGGGAGGAACGGATGACCAAAATGCTTCCGAAGTTCTTTTTGACAATACGGGAACGGGTCTTGCGGCAGCGGACACACAGGCGGCGATAGCTGAACTGGCAGCTGGCGGTTTGGTAGATACGGATGATCAGGATTTATCGCTATCAGGTACAACCTTACAAATTACAGATGGGTCTAGTGTAGATCTTTCTACTATTATCCCCCCGGGAGGAACAGATGACCAAGAAGCATCCGAAGTTCCCTTTGACAATACAGGAACGGGTCTTGCGGCAGCGGACACACAAGCTGCAATAACAGAATTGGCGGCTGGTGGTTTGGTAGATACGGATGATCAAGCTCTTGTTATGACTGGGGATGTGTTGAGTATTGAAGATGGTACAGGCTCGGTGGATTTAAATGATTATGTTGATGTTACAGGTGAAAGCGGATTACTTTTAGGTGATGGCACGAATATAAGCGGACTTGAAGGTACGGGAGATGGTCAAGTAGCTAAATGGGATGGAGCAACAAATAAATGGGTTGCCGGTACCGATGAAGTTGGTGGAGGGGGAGGAAGTTCCTTGTGGTCTGAAAACGAGAGTGATATTTATTTTGATAGTGGTAAAGTAGGTGTTGGCCTGACAGACCCTAATGCAATACATCATGTTCATGCGGATAGTTATCAGAGTAACTCTCTTTATACCACAGATGATACTGGAAATGCCTCAAATGATGGTATGTATGTAGGCTTGGTAAATGATTTAGGTTTAGGATTTACGGCAACTATTTCCAATCAAGAAGACGGCCCACTTATATTAGGAACTAATGGAACAAATCGTTTAATTATTACAAAAGAGGGTTATGTAGGTTTGGGTACAGCCAGCCCTATTGCAGATTTACACATTTCCAGTACCTCCACTAATCCTTTAATTCTAGAAACTTCAGCTTCTGATAATTGGTTAAGTTTTGAAAATTCCAATGGCTATATTGGCTATGCAGGTATTTATAATGGCGATAATGACATGGACTTTGGTACAGGTGGTGGAAATACTACGGGTAAGGTTAATCTTGTTACTGGTGCTTCTCCTAAGTTAACATTAATTCCTAATGGTAATGTAGGTATTGGCACGATTAATCCAACGGCCAATTTACATTTAATTGGGAATTCAAATCTAAACAAGCCATTATTAAAACTGGAAGAGGAAGGAAATGATTACGCAAGATTGGAATTTAAAAATACCGAAAGCGATGCATTTTGGCATATGGCAGCTGTAGGAGAAAATGGATTTGGTGGTGAACGAAATAGTAAAGTTAATTTTTATTTTAATAACGATCAAGGAGCTGGAAATAGAATGACAATTACAGGGGATGGCAGGGTAGGCATTAATACTAGTAATCCATCAGCAAGATTGACTATTTATCAAGATGGTCAAGCTGTAGGAAATGGTCTGAGTTTTAGTGATGGTAGTCTTAATGAAGATTGGCATATTACTCATGGTTATGGCTTAAGGTTTCATTATGGAGGCACATTAAAAGCTTTTATAAATGCAAGTACAGGGGTTTACACTGTTAGTTCCGATAGACGACTTAAAACGGATATTAAGCCTTTGCCAGGCGTTTTAGATAAAGTTTCTCTTCTTAAGCCATCAACGTATGTCTACAAGTCAGATACAAGAACAAAAACTTTAGGACTTGTAGCTCAAGATGTACAGCCATTATTTCCTGAGCTAGTCAGTAAAAGTAATGATGATGGTATGCTCGGAGTTAATTACTCGGGTTTTAGTGTGGTAGCGTTGCGCGCCATTCAAGAGCAACAATTTATAATAGAAGAACAGACAGAAAAAATATCAAATTTAGAAGAAAGACTTCGTAGACTAGAGGCAAAAATTGGTAAGTAA
- a CDS encoding T9SS type A sorting domain-containing protein: MKRQLLLFTCSFYSICSIAQSIDRSVVASQGNTLGNDDISLGFTVGEPLVGLIAGDGAIDQGFWTGYGLLIIPLSLEEDDIEILVYPNPVIESVTVTSPEHSIDGMELFAINGQKVSSQLFDTGTTENEIDMTIHADGVYVLRLYIAERTEIKEYKLIKK, from the coding sequence ATGAAAAGACAACTACTTCTATTTACATGCTCGTTCTACAGTATATGCTCCATTGCGCAATCTATAGACCGAAGTGTGGTTGCAAGTCAAGGAAATACCTTAGGTAATGATGATATTTCTTTAGGGTTTACAGTAGGTGAACCTTTAGTTGGTTTAATAGCTGGGGATGGTGCTATCGATCAAGGATTTTGGACAGGTTATGGTCTTTTGATTATACCGTTAAGTCTTGAAGAAGATGATATAGAAATACTGGTATACCCCAACCCTGTTATTGAAAGTGTTACGGTTACTTCTCCTGAACATAGTATTGACGGTATGGAGCTCTTTGCCATAAACGGACAAAAAGTATCATCGCAGTTATTTGATACTGGAACTACCGAAAATGAAATTGACATGACTATACATGCCGATGGGGTCTACGTATTAAGATTATACATAGCAGAAAGAACGGAAATCAAAGAATATAAACTGATTAAAAAATAG
- a CDS encoding OmpA family protein has protein sequence MKYRINNIKCLLVIALSFGSMLNAQDKKTKRAKADFNSYAYAEAIESYEELVKEGYTSEEIHKNLGDAYYQKGDYNASAYWYEQLFAEPQINVDTEYLYKYAQTLKSSGNYELSHVWMQKFAEQKKGDIRAFKFQENKDYLDKIKENSQRYDIKNIPVNSASADFAPSFFGEQLIFSTARDTGRILKSVHKWNNKPFTNLYTTKVTENGEFSVAERLSKKLNKKTHESSTAFTKDGSTVYFTRNNSKNGNFLRDKEGLSRLKIYRATLNDDEWEDIMELPFNSENYSVAHPTLSNDEKKLYFASDMPGTYGQSDIFVVDINEDGTFGTPKNLGNEINTESRETFPFITEDEVLYFASDGHPGLGGLDIFATKIDDMDALYILNVGEPVNSVQDDFSFIMDQMLKKGYFASSREGGVGSDDIYSFTETRPLDLQCSTELTGVVRDGKTGEPLKDADIKVYNSKNELVSSSNTNGTGMFTTEGNCAKGNYKILAFKKDYEEGEKIVVTVKGKDFNDIEIILTQIDKSAPVGTDLAKYLNIDPIYFDFDEYFIREDASVSINKVLVYLNEFPSVKVQVRSHTDSRANDVYNKNLSAKRAKATADYLIKKGISSDRITYEGYGETALVNDCSNNVPCSKESHQLNRRSEFIVVE, from the coding sequence ATGAAGTATAGAATAAATAATATAAAGTGTTTACTAGTCATAGCATTATCATTTGGCAGTATGCTTAATGCACAGGATAAGAAAACAAAAAGGGCCAAAGCAGATTTTAATAGTTATGCTTATGCAGAAGCCATTGAATCTTACGAGGAATTGGTAAAAGAAGGTTATACTTCAGAAGAGATTCATAAGAATTTGGGAGATGCGTATTATCAAAAAGGAGATTATAATGCCTCAGCATATTGGTATGAGCAATTATTTGCAGAGCCACAGATAAATGTGGATACTGAATATTTGTATAAATATGCTCAGACCTTAAAATCAAGTGGGAACTACGAACTATCTCACGTTTGGATGCAAAAGTTCGCAGAACAAAAAAAAGGAGATATAAGAGCTTTTAAATTCCAGGAAAATAAAGACTATTTAGATAAAATAAAGGAAAATAGTCAAAGATATGATATAAAGAATATTCCCGTGAATTCTGCTTCTGCTGATTTTGCCCCGTCCTTTTTCGGAGAACAATTAATTTTTTCTACGGCGAGAGATACCGGTAGAATTTTAAAAAGTGTTCATAAATGGAATAATAAGCCATTTACAAATTTGTATACTACCAAAGTAACCGAGAATGGTGAATTTAGTGTTGCTGAAAGGTTGTCCAAAAAATTGAATAAAAAGACCCATGAGAGTTCTACTGCTTTTACAAAAGATGGTTCAACTGTTTACTTTACAAGAAACAATTCTAAAAATGGAAATTTTCTTAGGGATAAAGAAGGTCTAAGTAGATTAAAGATCTATAGGGCAACTTTAAATGATGACGAATGGGAAGATATTATGGAACTTCCTTTCAATAGCGAGAATTATTCGGTAGCACACCCCACTTTAAGCAATGATGAGAAAAAACTTTACTTTGCTAGTGATATGCCAGGAACTTATGGGCAATCGGATATTTTTGTTGTTGATATCAACGAGGACGGCACTTTTGGAACACCCAAAAATTTAGGGAATGAAATAAATACAGAAAGTCGAGAAACATTCCCCTTTATTACCGAAGATGAGGTACTATATTTTGCGTCTGACGGGCATCCAGGACTAGGTGGTCTAGATATATTTGCCACCAAAATTGATGATATGGATGCTTTATATATTTTAAATGTTGGGGAACCTGTAAATAGTGTGCAAGATGATTTTTCATTCATTATGGACCAAATGTTAAAAAAAGGATATTTTGCATCTAGTAGAGAGGGTGGTGTTGGTAGTGATGATATCTATAGTTTTACAGAAACAAGACCTTTAGATCTACAATGTAGTACAGAACTTACAGGGGTGGTTAGAGATGGAAAAACAGGTGAACCTTTAAAAGATGCGGATATTAAGGTATACAATAGTAAGAATGAATTAGTATCTAGTTCAAATACCAATGGTACTGGAATGTTTACCACTGAAGGCAATTGTGCAAAAGGCAACTATAAGATTTTGGCTTTCAAAAAAGATTACGAAGAAGGCGAAAAAATCGTAGTTACGGTAAAAGGTAAAGATTTCAATGATATAGAAATTATTTTAACGCAGATTGACAAATCTGCACCAGTGGGCACAGACCTTGCTAAATACTTGAACATAGATCCAATTTACTTCGACTTTGACGAGTATTTTATACGAGAAGATGCAAGTGTCAGTATTAATAAGGTATTGGTTTATTTAAATGAATTTCCATCTGTTAAGGTACAGGTACGCTCACATACAGATTCTCGTGCGAATGATGTGTACAATAAAAACCTTTCAGCAAAGAGGGCTAAGGCAACTGCAGATTATTTAATTAAAAAAGGCATATCCAGTGACCGTATTACGTATGAAGGATATGGTGAGACAGCGTTGGTAAACGACTGTAGCAACAATGTGCCTTGTAGCAAAGAAAGCCACCAATTAAATAGGCGATCAGAGTTTATAGTTGTAGAATAG
- a CDS encoding PorP/SprF family type IX secretion system membrane protein — MKNLFITLFLLVASFWTIRGQQDAQYTQYMYNTVAVNPAYAGSRGVLSIAALHRSQWVGLDGAPTTQTLNINSPISDRVGLGLSIVNDEIGNGTNQDTYFDAVFSYTVPTSEEGKLSFGLKAGGHFLNIDFNRLRNYDPSNAAVGQTNIDNKFSPNFGAGVYYHTEQFYAGLSIPNFLETEHFDSGGNSNSYIAQERMNWYLITGYVFDINPDLKLKPALLFKAVEGAPLQADLSATVLLNDTFSLGAAYRWDAAMSALVGFQLNEKLMLGLAYDREITELGSTSFNDGSFEIFLRFEFLTRYKNILAPRFF, encoded by the coding sequence ATGAAGAATCTATTTATAACTTTATTTTTACTTGTAGCATCCTTTTGGACGATAAGGGGGCAACAAGATGCCCAATATACACAGTACATGTATAATACCGTTGCTGTGAACCCGGCATATGCAGGGTCAAGAGGAGTTCTTAGTATTGCAGCCTTACATCGATCACAATGGGTAGGGTTAGACGGTGCACCAACAACGCAGACCTTGAATATAAATAGCCCTATTTCTGATAGGGTAGGACTTGGGCTGTCTATCGTAAACGATGAAATAGGAAACGGTACAAACCAAGATACATATTTTGATGCGGTATTTTCTTATACCGTACCTACATCCGAAGAAGGTAAACTATCTTTTGGGTTAAAGGCGGGCGGTCATTTTTTGAACATAGACTTTAATAGACTAAGAAATTATGATCCATCTAATGCGGCCGTTGGGCAAACCAATATAGATAACAAGTTCTCACCTAACTTTGGAGCCGGAGTTTATTACCATACGGAACAGTTTTATGCAGGACTTTCAATACCCAATTTTCTAGAAACGGAGCATTTTGATTCTGGTGGAAATAGTAATTCTTATATAGCTCAAGAAAGAATGAATTGGTATTTGATAACAGGCTATGTTTTTGATATTAATCCTGATTTAAAATTAAAACCGGCATTACTTTTTAAGGCTGTAGAAGGTGCGCCATTGCAAGCTGATCTTTCTGCAACCGTTTTACTTAATGATACATTCTCCTTGGGTGCGGCATATAGATGGGATGCAGCCATGAGTGCACTTGTAGGATTTCAGTTGAACGAAAAATTAATGTTAGGTCTTGCATATGACCGTGAAATTACCGAATTGGGAAGTACATCGTTTAACGATGGGTCATTTGAAATCTTTCTAAGATTTGAATTTTTAACCCGCTATAAAAATATATTGGCACCAAGATTCTTTTAA